From Salvia splendens isolate huo1 chromosome 3, SspV2, whole genome shotgun sequence, a single genomic window includes:
- the LOC121793824 gene encoding (-)-5-epieremophilene synthase STPS3-like: protein MAAPQAEIQRPVANFSPSLWGDQFITNDSGAKAAEPEQHSKAVQVLKTQVLDMISAAENNLVEAMNLIDTLERLGISYHFEREIEETLQHFFNLNTDYSDDESYDLYTVALHFRLFRQHGHRLSSHIFARWVDVNGKFHEGLKNDGKGLLSLYEASYLRTRGETILDDALEFATATLKSIAPHLDSPLTKQVVHALIQPLHYGNPRIEARNFISIYEQYQHKNESLLRFAKLDYNLLQMLHKEELHEVSRWWKELDLVSKLPYARDRVVECFFWAMGVYHGPQFSRARVMLTKTIAMTSIIDDTYDAYGVIEELDVFTEAIERWNIEEMDKLPEYVKPFYKALLELYEQFEEELGKEGRSYAAHYAIESLKELVRSYHVEAKWFIQGYLPPFEEYLKNALITCTYCYHTTTALLGDKSATKEDFEWLSEKPKMLVAGLLICRVIDDIATYEVEKERGQSATGIESYMRDNGATIEEAVAKFFEIATDAWKDINEECMRPSPYSRDVLMRILNLERIIDVTYKGNEDGYTQPENVLKPHIIALFVDPIEM, encoded by the exons ATGGCTGCACCACAAGCTGAAATTCAGCGGCCCGTCGCCAATTTCTCACCAAGTTTATGGGGCGATCAGTTCATCACCAATGATTCTGGTGCTAAG GCTGCTGAGCCTGAGCAACATTCAAAGGCAGTTCAAGTGCTGAAGACTCAAGTTTTGGATATGATCTCAGCTGCTGAAAACAATCTGGTTGAAGCAATGAACCTTATTGACACGCTCGAACGTCTTGGCATTTCTTATCACTTTGAAAGGGAGATTGAAGAAACACTGCAGCATTTCTTCAATCTAAATACAGATTATAGCGATGATGAATCCTATGATTTGTACACTGTTGCACTTCATTTCCGATTATTCAGGCAACATGGCCACCGTTTATCTTCTC ACATTTTTGCAAGATGGGTCGATGTGAATGGCAAATTCCATGAAGGCCTTAAGAATGACGGCAAGGGCTTGCTAAGTCTCTATGAAGCTTCGTACCTGAGAACACGTGGAGAAACTATACTCGACGATGCTCTTGAATTTGCCACTGCCACTCTCAAGTCCATAGCGCCACACCTCGATTCTCCTCTTACCAAACAAGTTGTGCATGCTCTAATTCAACCTCTGCACTACGGAAATCCAAGAATCGAAGCCCGTAACTTTATCTCCATCTATGAacaatatcaacacaagaatgAATCTCTCTTGAGGTTTGCTAAATTGGACTACAATCTATTGCAAATGCTACACAAGGAGGAGCTCCACGAAGTCTCAAG gtGGTGGAAAGAATTGGACCTTGTCTCCAAACTTCCATATGCAAGAGATAGAGTGGTGGAGTGCTTCTTTTGGGCTATGGGAGTATACCATGGGCCACAGTTCTCTCGTGCTCGTGTCATGCTCACTAAAACCATCGCCATGACCTCAATCATAGATGACACTTATGATGCTTACGGCGTCATTGAAGAACTCGACGTTTTTACCGAGGCAATAGAGAG GTGGAATATTGAAGAGATGGATAAACTACCTGAGTATGTGAAGCCATTCTACAAAGCTCTTCTGGAACTGTACGAGCAATTTGAAGAAGAATTGGGTAAAGAAGGAAGATCCTACGCTGCACACTATGCCATAGAATCT CTCAAGGAATTGGTGCGAAGCTACCATGTTGAGGCCAAGTGGTTCATACAAGGATATTTACCACCTTTTGAGGAGTATTTGAAGAATGCCCTCATCACCTGCACTTACTGTTACCACACAACAACGGCGTTGCTGGGGGATAAATCTGCCACCAAGGAAGACTTCGAATGGCTAAGCGAGAAGCCTAAAATGCTTGTGGCGGGGCTCCTCATATGTCGAGTCATTGACGACATAGCTACTTATGAGGTGGAAAAGGAAAGAGGCCAGAGTGCTACAGGCATAGAATCGTATATGAGAGACAATGGTGCCACAATAGAAGAAGCGGTCGCTAAATTCTTCGAAATAGCAACAGACGCATGGAAGGATATAAATGAGGAGTGTATGAGGCCATCTCCATATTCGAGAGATGTTTTGATGCGGATTCTAAATCTTGAACGCATAATTGATGTTACTTACAAAGGCAACGAAGATGGATACACTCAACCTGAGAATGTTCTCAAACCTCACATCATTGCTTTGTTTGTCGATCCTATTGAGATGTAG
- the LOC121797011 gene encoding (-)-5-epieremophilene synthase STPS1-like has translation MDLTFHSHFYKNWLKELVRSYHVEAKWFIQGYLPSFEEYLKNALITCTYCYHTTTALLGDKSATKEDLEWLSEKPKMLVAGLLICRVIDDIATYEVEKERGQSATGIESYMRDNDATIEEAIAKFFEIATDAWKDINEECMRPSAYSRDVLMRILNLERIIDVTYKGNEDGYTQPEKVLKPHIIASFVDPIEM, from the exons ATGGATCTCacatttcattcacatttttatAAGAATTGG CTCAAGGAATTGGTGAGAAGCTACCATGTTGAGGCCAAGTGGTTCATACAAGGATATTTACCATCTTTTGAGGAGTATTTGAAGAATGCCCTCATCACTTGCACTTACTGTTACCACACAACAACGGCGTTGCTGGGGGATAAATCTGCCACCAAGGAAGACTTGGAATGGCTAAGCGAGAAGCCTAAAATGCTTGTGGCAGGGCTCCTCATATGTCGAGTCATTGATGACATAGCTACTTATGAGGTGGAAAAGGAAAGAGGTCAGAGTGCTACAGGCATAGAATCGTATATGAGAGACAATGACGCCACAATAGAAGAAGCGATCGCTAAATTCTTCGAAATAGCAACAGACGCATGGAAGGATATAAATGAGGAGTGTATGAGGCCATCTGCATATTCGAGAGATGTTTTGATGCGGATTCTAAATCTTGAACGCATAATCGATGTTACTTACAAAGGCAACGAAGATGGATACACTCAACCTGAGAAGGTTCTCAAGCCTCACATCATTGCTTCGTTTGTCGACCCTATTGAGATGTAG
- the LOC121793826 gene encoding (-)-5-epieremophilene synthase STPS3-like — protein sequence MSQTQAEIQRPLANFSPSLWGDQFINQDSGANAAENHSNAVEDCKNEVLDMISAAGNNLVEAMNLIDTLERLGISYHFEREIEETLQHFFNLNTDYSDDESYDLYTVALHFRLFRQHGHRLSSHIFARWVDVNGKFHEGLKNDGKGLLSLYEASYLRTRGETILDDALEFATATLKSIAPHLDSPLTKQVVHALIQPLHYGNPRIEARNFISIYEQYQHKNESLLRFAKLDYNLLQMLHKEELHEVSRWWKELDLVSKLPYARDRVVECFFWAMGVYHEPQFSRARVMLTKTIAMTSIIDDTYDAYGVIEELDVFTEAIERWNIEEMDKLPEYVKPFYKALLELYEQFEEELGKEGRSYAAHYAIESLKELVRSYHVEAKWFIQGYLPPFDEYLKNALITCTYCYHTTTALLGDKSATKEDFEWLSEKPKMLVAGLLICRVIDDIATYEVEKERGQSATGIESYMRDNGATIEEAVAKFFEIATDAWKDINEECMRPSPYSRDVLMRILNLERIIDVTYKGNEDGYTQPEKVLKPHIIALFVDPIEL from the exons ATGTCTCAGACACAAGCAGAAATTCAGCGCCCCCTCGCCAATTTCTCCCCGAGCCTGTGGGGCGATCAGTTCATCAATCAGGATTCTGGAGCCAAC GCTGCAGAAAACCATTCCAATGCAGTTGAGGATTGTAAGAATGAAGTTTTGGATATGATCTCAGCTGCTGGAAACAATCTGGTTGAAGCAATGAACCTTATTGACACGCTCGAACGTCTTGGCATTTCTTATCACTTTGAAAGGGAGATTGAAGAAACACTGCAGCATTTCTTCAATCTAAATACAGATTATAGCGATGATGAATCCTATGATTTGTACACTGTTGCACTTCATTTCCGATTATTCAGGCAACATGGCCACCGTTTATCTTCTC ACATTTTTGCAAGATGGGTCGATGTGAATGGCAAATTCCATGAAGGCCTTAAGAATGACGGCAAGGGCTTGCTAAGTCTCTATGAAGCTTCGTACCTGAGAACACGTGGAGAAACTATACTCGACGATGCTCTTGAATTTGCCACTGCCACTCTCAAGTCCATAGCGCCACACCTCGATTCTCCTCTTACCAAACAAGTTGTGCATGCTCTAATTCAACCTCTGCACTATGGAAATCCAAGAATCGAAGCCCGTAACTTTATCTCCATCTATGAacaatatcaacacaagaatgAATCTCTCTTGAGGTTTGCTAAATTGGACTACAATCTATTGCAAATGCTACACAAGGAAGAGCTCCACGAAGTCTCTAG gTGGTGGAAAGAATTGGACCTTGTCTCCAAACTACCATATGCAAGAGATAGAGTGGTGGAGTGCTTCTTTTGGGCTATGGGAGTATACCATGAGCCACAGTTCTCTCGTGCTCGTGTCATGCTCACTAAAACCATCGCCATGACCTCAATCATAGATGACACTTATGATGCTTACGGCGTCATTGAAGAACTCGACGTTTTTACCGAGGCAATAGAGAG GTGGAATATTGAAGAGATGGATAAACTACCTGAGTATGTGAAGCCATTCTACAAAGCTCTTCTGGAACTGTATGAGCAATTTGAAGAAGAATTGGGTAAAGAAGGAAGATCCTACGCGGCACACTATGCCATAGAATCT CTCAAGGAATTGGTGAGAAGCTACCATGTTGAGGCCAAGTGGTTCATACAAGGATATTTACCACCTTTTGATGAGTATTTGAAGAATGCCCTCATCACCTGCACTTATTGTTACCACACAACAACAGCGTTGCTGGGGGATAAATCTGCCACCAAGGAAGACTTTGAATGGCTAAGCGAGAAGCCTAAAATGCTTGTTGCGGGGCTCCTCATATGTCGAGTCATTGACGACATAGCTACTTATGAGGTGGAAAAGGAAAGAGGCCAGAGTGCTACAGGCATAGAATCGTATATGAGAGACAATGGCGCCACAATAGAAGAAGCGGTTGCTAAATTCTTCGAAATAGCAACAGACGCATGGAAAGATATAAATGAGGAGTGTATGAGGCCATCTCCATATTCGAGAGATGTTTTGATGCGGATTCTAAATCTTGAACGCATAATTGATGTTACTTACAAAGGCAACGAAGATGGATACACTCAACCTGAGAAGGTTCTCAAGCCTCACATCATTGCTTTGTTTGTCGATCCTATTGAGTTGTAG